In one Actinomyces trachealis genomic region, the following are encoded:
- a CDS encoding DUF58 domain-containing protein, with product MYLSERAAVLMLLGAVPVLIWPRPLTVVLWLLALVVLVLLDVLLAASPRSLQAVRKVDRAVRLGEATVATLTISNQGKRAAHGLVRDAWVPSAGASNTRHRLSLAPERRTRLHTELRPSRRGDRVADLVTVRLSGPLGLAGRQASLRAPAKLRVLPAFTSRKHLPSRLARLREMDGRSAVMVRGAGTEFDSLREYVVGDDVRSIDWRSTARRGEVVVRTWRPERDRRVLLLLDTGRLACARLGDATRMDAQIEAALLLSALASHAGDRVDVVALDEELRMQVRGQSGVALMAELADSLAPVEPRLVETSWQLITETVSSMLSQRALVVVLTAVDSGTTDAEAMRHLASLARQHTVLLVSATDPALSELRQEHERTDQVYVAAAAEHTLAQNETVRARLIRSSVEVVESEPDLLAPTAADAYLSLKAAGRL from the coding sequence GTGTACCTGTCCGAACGTGCCGCCGTGCTTATGTTGCTCGGGGCCGTCCCCGTGCTGATCTGGCCGCGCCCTTTAACGGTGGTGCTCTGGCTATTGGCGCTGGTGGTTTTGGTGCTGCTGGATGTGCTGCTAGCAGCCTCCCCCCGCTCGTTGCAGGCTGTGCGGAAGGTGGATCGTGCGGTCCGTCTGGGTGAGGCGACGGTGGCCACGTTGACCATCTCTAACCAGGGCAAGCGGGCGGCTCATGGTCTGGTGCGTGACGCCTGGGTGCCTTCAGCTGGTGCCAGCAACACCCGCCACCGCCTTAGCCTGGCCCCCGAGCGCCGCACACGGCTGCACACAGAGCTGCGCCCCAGCCGCCGCGGTGACCGCGTGGCAGACCTGGTGACCGTGCGCTTATCCGGCCCGCTCGGCCTAGCTGGCCGCCAGGCCTCCCTACGGGCCCCCGCGAAGCTGCGGGTACTGCCCGCCTTCACCTCACGCAAGCACCTGCCCAGCCGCCTGGCCCGTCTGCGGGAAATGGATGGGCGTAGCGCCGTCATGGTGCGGGGTGCTGGCACCGAGTTCGACTCGCTACGCGAGTACGTGGTGGGCGACGACGTGCGCTCCATCGACTGGCGCTCCACCGCCCGACGCGGTGAGGTGGTGGTGCGCACCTGGCGGCCGGAGCGTGACCGGCGGGTGCTGCTGCTGTTAGACACCGGGCGCCTAGCCTGCGCGCGCCTTGGTGACGCCACCCGGATGGACGCCCAGATCGAGGCCGCCCTGTTGCTGTCCGCCTTAGCCTCGCACGCAGGCGACCGGGTGGACGTGGTCGCCCTGGATGAGGAGCTGCGTATGCAGGTGCGCGGCCAGTCAGGTGTAGCCCTCATGGCAGAACTGGCTGACAGCCTGGCCCCAGTGGAACCCCGGCTTGTGGAGACCAGCTGGCAACTCATTACTGAGACCGTCTCCTCGATGCTCTCCCAGCGGGCACTGGTGGTGGTGCTAACCGCGGTCGACTCGGGCACCACCGACGCTGAGGCCATGCGGCACCTGGCCTCACTGGCCCGCCAGCACACGGTGTTGCTGGTCTCCGCCACCGACCCCGCGCTCAGTGAGCTGCGTCAGGAACATGAGCGCACGGACCAGGTCTACGTGGCCGCCGCTGCGGAGCACACTCTGGCCCAAAATGAGACGGTGCGGGCCCGTCTAATCCGCAGCAGTGTGGAGGTGGTTGAGTCCGAGCCTGATCTCCTGGCCCCCACGGCGGCTGACGCCTACCTGTCCCTCAAGGCTGCGGGGCGGCTGTGA
- a CDS encoding stage II sporulation protein M encodes MDIDAFVAAHQHQWDRLRELAATRRLTGKQADELVSLYRVTAGHLSRVRTSAPDPQVVAELSSLVASARSRVTGSSRTGWSVLRDYVTTTMPAALYRVRWWSLWTTIVSVLLAVLAAWWTLRSPAAMSALGTPKQLDSYANDAFASYYTNYAPHEFAGQVWTNNARIAAICVAGGITGVLPAWMMLSNALNVGQAAAILIDHGLTWQFFALILPHGLLELTSVFVAGGAGLKLFWTLLVPGHRSRTDALAEEGRTLITVAVALTISLGGAGLIEGFVTGAQIPWALKITLGVLSLALFLAYMLVLGARAQASVKDGGIAGDLEAEDAGTKVAVAG; translated from the coding sequence GTGGATATTGATGCTTTTGTCGCCGCCCACCAGCACCAGTGGGACCGACTGCGGGAGCTGGCCGCCACCAGGCGCCTGACGGGAAAGCAGGCCGACGAACTGGTGTCCCTCTACCGCGTCACTGCCGGGCACCTCTCGCGGGTGCGCACCAGCGCCCCAGACCCACAAGTGGTCGCCGAACTCTCCTCGCTGGTGGCTAGTGCACGCAGTCGGGTTACTGGCAGCAGCCGTACCGGCTGGTCCGTGCTGCGTGACTACGTCACTACCACGATGCCAGCGGCCCTTTACCGGGTGCGCTGGTGGAGCCTTTGGACCACGATCGTCAGCGTGCTGCTGGCCGTGTTGGCGGCATGGTGGACCTTGCGTAGCCCGGCCGCCATGAGCGCCCTGGGCACACCCAAGCAACTCGACTCCTATGCCAACGACGCCTTCGCCTCGTACTACACCAACTACGCCCCGCACGAGTTCGCCGGTCAAGTCTGGACCAACAATGCGCGTATCGCGGCGATCTGCGTGGCTGGCGGCATCACCGGGGTACTGCCAGCCTGGATGATGCTCAGCAACGCCCTGAATGTGGGGCAGGCAGCCGCGATCCTCATCGACCACGGCCTGACCTGGCAGTTCTTCGCGCTGATCCTGCCGCACGGGCTGCTGGAACTCACCAGCGTCTTTGTAGCCGGTGGGGCTGGCCTCAAGCTCTTCTGGACCCTGTTGGTGCCCGGGCACCGCAGCCGCACCGACGCGCTGGCGGAGGAGGGCCGCACCCTCATCACCGTGGCCGTGGCCCTGACCATCTCCCTGGGGGGCGCGGGCCTGATCGAGGGTTTCGTAACGGGAGCACAGATCCCTTGGGCCCTGAAGATCACCCTGGGGGTGCTTTCCCTGGCGCTGTTCCTGGCCTACATGCTGGTGCTCGGCGCCCGCGCCCAAGCGAGCGTCAAGGATGGTGGCATCGCCGGGGACTTGGAGGCAGAGGACGCTGGCACCAAGGTGGCTGTAGCTGGCTGA
- a CDS encoding RDD family protein: MDTSSERRIEQERMVTGEAVALDVVPATVGSRLLSGVIDYGIMSVGLVLSLATFVKVAPANISYAVAMTIASLILVFWVVFLPVTVETLSRGRSAGRLVVGTRVVRDDGGAVRLRHSLVRALVAVVETVLCTGVLAICVCIVTRRGKRAGDLLAGTYVIHERANAKSAPPLLMPPELAQWAHDADLHALPGHLALVTRSFLQRTTTLSPEARQRIGVTLAQQVLPLVSPPPPASTNPERFLAAVLVERRDRELRLARRDLDFDERLRQGEPTPVYSLS, encoded by the coding sequence ATGGATACCTCATCCGAGCGGAGGATCGAGCAGGAGCGGATGGTGACGGGTGAGGCCGTCGCCTTGGACGTGGTGCCTGCGACGGTCGGTTCGCGCCTGCTCAGCGGGGTGATCGATTACGGCATTATGAGCGTGGGCCTGGTGCTGTCTCTGGCTACTTTCGTTAAGGTGGCGCCTGCGAACATCTCCTATGCCGTGGCAATGACGATCGCATCCCTAATTTTGGTGTTCTGGGTGGTGTTCCTGCCGGTGACGGTGGAGACGCTCAGTCGGGGCCGTAGTGCGGGCCGACTGGTGGTGGGTACCCGGGTGGTGCGGGACGACGGCGGCGCGGTGCGACTGCGTCACAGCCTGGTGCGGGCGCTGGTCGCGGTGGTGGAGACTGTTCTGTGCACCGGTGTGTTGGCGATCTGTGTGTGCATCGTGACGCGCCGCGGCAAGCGTGCGGGTGACCTGCTGGCGGGAACCTACGTGATCCATGAGCGGGCGAATGCCAAGAGCGCTCCCCCGCTGCTCATGCCGCCTGAGCTGGCTCAGTGGGCGCACGACGCTGACCTGCACGCCCTGCCCGGCCACTTGGCCTTGGTGACCCGCAGCTTCCTGCAGCGCACCACCACGTTGTCCCCTGAGGCGCGGCAGCGGATTGGGGTGACGCTGGCGCAGCAAGTCCTGCCCCTGGTCTCCCCTCCCCCACCGGCCAGCACGAATCCGGAGCGCTTCTTGGCGGCGGTGTTGGTGGAGCGGCGTGACCGCGAACTGAGATTGGCACGCCGAGACCTGGACTTCGATGAGCGATTGCGTCAGGGCGAGCCGACTCCGGTGTACTCGCTGTCCTGA
- a CDS encoding AAA family ATPase: MSAPTTPMPDHRARLVDVRSEVAKAVVGQDAAVTGLVLAALAGGHVLLEGVPGVAKTLLVRSLATALNVDTKRIQFTPDLMPGDVTGSLVYDSRTAEFSFREGPVFTNLLLADEINRTPPKTQAALLEAMEERQVSVDGQPRPLPDPFMVIATQNPVEYEGTYPLPEAQLDRFLLKLVLPLPERSEEIEVLSRHASGFDPRNLPGAGLRAVADGQDLAEAREQVRTVGTSPELLAYVVDLVRATRSAPSVALGVSPRGATALLATSRAWAWLSGRSFVTPDDVKALALPTLRHRIQLRPESEMEGVTTEAVITGVLRSVPVPR; the protein is encoded by the coding sequence ATGAGCGCCCCCACCACCCCTATGCCAGACCACCGCGCCCGCCTCGTAGATGTGCGCTCAGAGGTCGCCAAGGCCGTCGTCGGCCAGGACGCTGCCGTCACCGGTCTGGTGCTGGCGGCGCTAGCAGGCGGCCACGTCCTACTTGAGGGCGTCCCCGGCGTCGCCAAAACCCTGCTGGTGCGTTCCCTAGCCACCGCCCTGAACGTGGACACCAAACGCATCCAATTCACCCCTGATCTCATGCCCGGTGACGTCACCGGATCCTTGGTCTACGACTCGCGCACAGCAGAGTTCTCCTTCCGTGAGGGACCCGTATTCACCAACCTGCTCCTAGCGGACGAGATCAACCGCACGCCCCCAAAGACGCAGGCGGCGCTGCTGGAGGCCATGGAGGAGCGGCAGGTCTCGGTAGACGGCCAGCCGCGCCCGCTGCCCGACCCATTCATGGTGATCGCCACCCAAAACCCGGTGGAGTACGAGGGCACCTACCCACTGCCCGAAGCCCAACTGGACCGCTTTCTGCTCAAGCTGGTGCTGCCACTACCCGAGCGCTCAGAGGAGATCGAGGTGCTCTCCCGCCACGCCTCCGGATTCGACCCGCGCAACCTACCTGGCGCGGGCTTGCGGGCAGTGGCTGATGGCCAGGACCTAGCGGAAGCCCGCGAGCAAGTGCGCACTGTAGGTACCTCCCCTGAGCTGCTGGCCTACGTGGTGGACCTGGTCCGCGCCACCCGCAGCGCGCCGAGTGTGGCCCTGGGGGTGTCCCCTCGTGGTGCCACAGCGCTGTTGGCCACCTCCCGCGCCTGGGCCTGGCTGTCTGGCCGCTCCTTCGTCACCCCTGACGATGTCAAGGCCCTGGCCCTGCCGACTCTGCGCCACCGTATACAGCTGCGCCCCGAGTCGGAGATGGAGGGGGTCACCACAGAGGCGGTCATCACTGGTGTGCTGCGTTCCGTGCCCGTCCCCCGCTGA
- a CDS encoding Trm112 family protein, which yields MASPDSHHSAPTNPGSANAGPATPLPTWLRSQLRCPVTGEELVDGFGPDGAPVLVSRGAGLSYPVRDGVPVLLPHEALGV from the coding sequence ATGGCCAGCCCTGACTCGCATCACAGCGCCCCCACCAACCCCGGCAGTGCCAACGCTGGTCCCGCAACGCCCCTGCCCACCTGGCTGCGCAGCCAGCTGCGCTGCCCCGTCACCGGTGAGGAGCTGGTGGACGGTTTTGGCCCGGACGGTGCCCCAGTGCTGGTCTCCCGCGGTGCCGGGCTCAGCTACCCCGTGCGCGACGGCGTGCCCGTGCTCCTGCCGCATGAGGCCCTCGGCGTCTGA